CTTGGTGATATGTCTACTACACCTCTGAAAACTGTTGACACTAGCTTTATCTTTTGTATTTTCTGGGACTTTTATTATGTTCTTAACTCCTTTATGTTCTCTTGGTAATGCATGATTCAGCCATGGAAACTTTTGCTAAATCATCAAGTAATTTATTAATTTTGAATTTAGCATTTTTGCATTATGATTCATAAGTATTTTAATTAGATCGGTTATGTCTTTTTTCAGACTTGTATAGGCATTTTAATGTTGGTTCTCAATAAAATTGTTCTACGAAGGCAATAATATTGATTTCCAATAAGCAATTTTATTGTTGTATCTAGGCATAATAATACATTTCATTAAGCAATTTTGTTGCCTTTAGAAAATAGATAACATACAACTGCTAGCAATGCTAATACAAGTTCAGCCTACTAATTTGTGAATGTTTTTTGGACCTCCATTACTTACATAGTTGCATGTTCTCtctgatttttttataattacaaTGCAGGTCACCAGATTTTGAACATGGATGCAGATTGGAAGACATTTTGCATAATTAGAAGCGAATACATTTGGCACTTTGGAGTACATATTGAGTGCATTTTATGATTTCTGGTTCACATAGTTCCGTAGTGCAAGTAGTAGACAAATAAATAAGTAACTATGTAGGTCTAGAAATTGTGTTCTAAAATGCATGATGATGCATGACATTTCTATGTTCTTTTTTCTTCATGGGGTTGATGCTGTGTGTTCTGAAGTGCTTGTAGATTAGGACGAGATGATGCAGTTGCAGGCACCACACTAATTGAGGACCTGATGAGGTAACTACAAGTGCAGGAGTAAAATTGTGTAGGCAAAACTGTAATTTCTAACAAGCATAGATGCATTTGTAATAAGATGCCAAATTCATTttattttagatcttgtaacaTGAATAATGGCAGCTCTTTTCATCATTCATTAGGCAAAAGTATGGTACTAAATTAGGTTTGTACATTTACTAAATTGCTTCCGAGTTTATTACGTCGTGCCTAAAATTAAGTATTTTTTTTGGTTTGTACATTTACTAAATTGCTTCAGAGTTTATTACGATATGCTTTCAACTTTCAACAAAAGTGTTTTTTAGGACTGcatgagaaaaaaatatcatcAAAAAATATTGAAGTAAGATTTAGTTTTGATGGTTTTGTTGAGGGCAACTCAATGGTGCAATCAGATTTTAATTTTGATGCTCTGGGGTAAAGTTACGGCTTTTTTAAATCTGATATTGCTTTTGCATGTGctgatattattttttttgtctttatcCTAAAGTTGTACTCTGGAAGCAATCTTTTACCAAAAAGAGAAACCCAATACCTCTAGATGGCCAAAAAAGAGTATGCCGTACGGCCAGTCTAATTTACGGCCGACCGTATGTTAGCCGCCTCCTTAAACTTATAGACAATAGTTTTGCATAAAGGTAATGCTTATCGGACAAGGTTCAACTATCTAGAGTTTTGTCAGTTTCTGATTAAACAAAATCTGTCATTATTTAATTGTTTTCATATATATTATAAGGTTGGTGTGCAACATGGAAGTcggttactccctccgtctcaaattatatattgttttggtttttctaaataaataatttttattatgcacctagatatatgCTATATCAAGATACATAACAAAAACTATGGATGTAGAAAACCAAAGCaatctataatttggaatggagtaatagtcttatccattttttttcagaattgtCCATGTTAATTCAGCGCTATACAGTTCACTTCACTTCTCATACACTGTAAAAGTTGATGATATCATTCTTATTTACAAACGAATGAACAAATGAAAGAATAACACAAAAACTGCGCAGAAGATTGGACACACATGGCGGGCCCTGAGTTGCAGCGAAATCTTGCTAAGATTGAATGAATTTATCACTAGCACCGTGAAGCTTCTGAAGCAGCAGGGGCTTGCTGGGCTCGGAGCACCATTTCTTCGGTTGTTGTCCCTATGATCTCGTTTGCTCGCTTCAACGGAACACATAGGATCCTCCCAATTGAGTCCTGAGTAGAGAATAAGGTCCAACCGACGGAGCACTTAGGTTTAGAAATTTTGAACTGGCAGATACTTCTTTTTACTGAAGATTACTGTGGTGGCCTTAAAAGTGACTCAGAAGATGACATTCTTTATCCACATTTGTTCTGTtctttgtggtgatcttcaAGAGTTTGCGAAAAGAACTTACCCGAGAAACAATACCCAGCTTTTCTAGCTTCTTTACAGCAtccacaacatcaaagttgcaCTCCACGCCGAACTCTTCCTTGATGAGATGTTCACAGCGTACATCAAGATCCTGGAAAGATAATAAGATACAGCAATATCAGCAAGTCATTTGTCAAGACTCCAGGTGCCACATAAGAGGGCATGTCTTGCGAATTTTTGCATGTCTTGTGAATGTTTGCTAAGTGTTGGAAACTTGAAATCTCCCATCTTGAAAACTCAGTATCCATAATTGAGGTTATTATGccatataaaaaaattagtCCAAAATTCATACAATTTGAGAGATGACAAAATACAAGGTTTAGAACAACAAAAGGAGAACCTATGTTAATTTGCCCATTTGTGCATGTGTCAGAAGTATGCGATTTTTTAACCTCATGAATTGGAAAGAGTTTGGTATTGAAATTTTGTATGGTGTATTGTTAGGACATAAACTATGGATGGTGAGTTTTtcaagatttttgaaaaacttgtaaaTATGATTTTTTATGGAGCTTTCAAGTTTCCAACACTTAGCCAGTTTTCACCTGATATACTCAACTTACTTTCATAAACTTTAACATGGCACTACATATTAAAGTTTAGCAGGAAACCTAAGATGGTGAAATTGTCTTAATGTAAACTGAATTTCAAGGAAAGCATACAGCACAGTTATATGCTAAACTTCTAACAGCCTGTAAGTCTGAATAATAGGTTTGTTCTCCCATATAGCGATAAAAAAGAATAAACACAACAGCTGAGCACGAATATACTTTTTtgcgaccgtgcctgagcacaaATATACTGTCCAAGCAGAATTTTGATTGCACAAGATATGGCAGAAATATCACTACAACCAGTGCTGAAACTAAGGAGATACTGTTACCTGTATAGTGGCCTTTCCTTGCTCCATCAAAATATAGTAGGAAACGATAACCTCCTTAACCTGCAAAAACAGGTTTAAGATATTTTGGTGGCACATGCAAGACAAATTAAATTTATCAATGACATAGTGAGGGTTGCATACTTCTTGCTGGATCACATCATCACACAAGTGAAGAAGTGTTCCTTTTCCACTATCAAGTTGTTTATCATACATTGACTTTGTAATCAAATTTTGGTATGTGACCATATTTGCTTGGAAACTGTTTTGAAAGAGAAATTCATTGTATATCAGTATATACCAAGTTGGTAAAATGTACCATTCCAATAGGACCTTCAGACATACATTACTGATATTCAGAGTGACAtatgagcaaaaaaaaaactttcttaTGAGAAAAAAACCACCTACTTGAAGTAGATCTTCGCACAGTAAACTGATATTCAGAGTGTCATAtgagcaaaaaaaaactttcttaTGAGAAAAAAACCACCTACGTGAAGTAGATCTTCGCACAGTATCCAATCAGACCAGATAAGATAGCTGTGACAACCCATATGTCAGCCTTTGGCATTTCAAGAGAACCTATTAGAGTGACCTGAAAGGAAAACATTATTCAGATGGTCAAAGATAGGTAGTATGCGTGTTCGATGTCAAAAGCATAACAGACTTACCAAGCCAATCACGGCAGAAATTAGGAATGTAACCCAATCCATTGGTGTTAAACTAGGGTTTTTCTTCTCTGGCTACAACACAATGCTGATGTCAGGTATTCTAGGAGAACAAACAGAACGTGCCTAAAGATAATTAGAAGTGTTCATAGGAAATATATTACCAGGACTAGCTCCATATCAGCCATTGGAATGTGCTTGAAGTGCTTTACATATATCCCACGATCTGGCTTACTTTCTGTGCTAGCCTTTCTGCAACATTAGAACAAAGATACTAAGCCGGCGTGTAAAATCCTATGATAAGTGAGATTACTTAAAGATTCAAGATGGCTAAAGGACATGATGAATAGAAATACATACCTATACACCACGATCATCCTTTCAAATGTAGGCTCTTGAATTGTCATTTTTCGTAACAGATTCCTTATGCTGCCGTAAAATGTATAACACATAAGAAAAGAAGCACAACTTTAGATTGCCAAAATTCCTGTGAAGCTAGCCCTAATCAACCTTAGCTCCATTTTCTCTAGACGAACGCGCTCAACATAGAGGTCtggttcttcttcatcttcattaATTTCGTCGGTCTTCTTTTTGTCCTTTTTTGAAGGTAATTGTTTCTTGGAGAATAATCTATCTATCCTGATATTAAAACATTGTATCGGTAATTGGATATGATGCTTTTATCAAAGGATCGGAAAACCATCCAGTTCAGCAAAAAACGAAAACAGTTGATATTGAGATGTGATACCTTGTTACACTGAGCAATGACCTCCATGCTCGGGATATGATGACATCCACTTTCTCCATGAAGAAGTAGTCAGTTGTTCGATCAATTCCAATGCCCCGACGGAAGACAATATACTGCGAAAACGTTAACTTTAATGTCCTCCTCAGCAATGTGTATCCAAAGAAAGAATAGTTATGAAATACGTAACAAAGATACTAGTTTCTCCCATTTTCATTTGCTCTTGCCTTGTACATGTGGCACTCAGTTTATGAATCATTGGCATAGCATGAGTAATGTGTACTTTGAGGAGGAAAGATGAATAGTAGAGTGCACTAAAGGAAACGAAAAATACCTTATTAGCGAATGCTGGTAGATTATCATGTGGGTGTTCCTTAAAGTATCTTGTCAACAACTTGCTGTCTACCTATATTTGTACAAATAGCTAGTTGAAAAGTGAAGTAAATTGCAGTGTCAGCATGGAAATCCAATATTTTATAGAGGTTACTCCATACCTTGTGTTCATCAACTTGTATAGGGAGGTTCAAAAGATACTGGCCAGACTGCGCTACCTCATACTCTTCGTCGGATAACAACTTGAAGTTGCTCTTTTCCATTATCTACTTAGATCACCAATTGTATTTCGAAACAGAGGTAGTACAAGTTATCGCCATATAAAATCTCAAGTATCATTCTCGCTAGTATGAAAAGGAATAGACAGTGAGCCAACCTGAAAAATATAGGTTAAGAAATTTAGTTCTAGAGTATCAAGCTCACTGGATGTCATGCCCTGCTGCTCCAAACTCTTCTCACCATTGACAGGATCAAATAATGCATACAGTTGCTGCATCACAGCACAAACATCAAGATAATCGACCAACTTGACTGTTGTAGATGAATAAGAGAAGAGGTACGAACCATTAGATCATCAAACTGCAGAAGATACCAAGCACGGATTGTGTACTCTACCCTCTTACATAGCTTCATGAACTCGGAACGGTCGTTGTCACGTTCTGCATGGTAATCAAGAGCATGTGCGCGTTATGCCAAGCAAATGATTCACACTGTTTCAATTCCAAACTTTCAGATAGCTAGTCAGAAATAGTATTGCGAAAAGTAAACCATCTTggatttttttctgaaaaaataaAAGACACATTAATCACTCTAAAAAGATATTGAGAATTGGTGGAAATTGACATGCTTTTATGAGAGACAGTAACAATACATATCactggagagagaaaaaaggaacATATTGCTGTGAAACCTGAATACCAAACATTCAACAGACTGATCCTTCATTTAATAAGGGTAAAGAAAAATATAGGATGGCACCATCCTTCCGTCCTCAAGAATTTTATGATTCCCGGGACAAACTTTGCTGGAATACTAAAACAAGTATTCCTTTTTTTCCCTTCAGGAGTTTAAGCAAAATCCGGACAAATTTACAAACCTAAGGCTCCCAAAGCtatcaaataaattactcgCATTTTCCCTCCAATATAAATCTAGTTCCATTCACGGCTCCAGGTCCGTTTGTTGCAATGCAAGGAAGGgcgataaaaataaaaagatactGAACCTTGATCAGACAACGGGAGACGCATAGATAGAATTCCTGGTGAAAAACCGACAATACGATGCAGACCCCTATGTTCCAAGAAACTGGGCGCCTCCGTGCCCCGCGAGCGACCCAATGCAAATCCACCTATCGGCAAATGCCCGCGCATCGGAAGCACGATCGATCAGGCCAAGAGATCACCAGACGAGGTGGTGGATAGATTACCGATGAGGTAGGCGAGCTTCATGACGAGCTTGGGCTTGAGGATGGGGATGACGGACTCGCGCTCGAGCCGTATGACCTCCTTGACGACGCCGTCCCTCTTGGCCTTCCCCTTgtcctccatggccgccgccgacgccgttgCGGGCCTCCGGTCGCGCTCCCCGGCGTCCGCGTCCCCCATCAGCGGcccgggcggccggcgcggcgtatagaggcgcggccggccgggatCGGGTTCGGTTGTTCCAGCCGTGGAGCCGGGGCGAAGGATCGCGTCGGCTAGCGGCGATACGCGATGCGATGGCGATGCGATGCCGCCGGGGGCGCGGGTGGTGGCGTGGCGGGTTCGCGCCTTTTCGCGGTGGCGGCACGAGGAGGAGCTAGGGGCCTGTCGTGTCGATGGTTAATTGGTTCCTGATTTATTTGGAAGGGTGGTTAGGCGTTGATTAATCATGGGGCTCGCAGCGCAGGTGATTTGAGACGCCGACAGCCTAAAGACGAGAGAGATTAAAGTCGTGGACATTACGTTTGTAATGGAGTGCACGCATTGATGATGGTAGCATGCCATAGACACTACTATACATACGGTTTCTtggttgatgatgatgatgatgattgcaTGGAAACGTAATTCATCGTGTGATTCGAAAAGGTGCGATGCAAATTAAATGatttcaaattttgtgggcAAATTGTTCATCATTGACTAATTTAATTGACAACCCAATTTGTTCTATACAACCCAATTGATATCCACGTGGAGGAGGACAAAAATGATCATCCGggtttttttccttcttctctAATACAGAGGAGATcgacatattcttttttttttagtaTTTTTTCCAAATACACAAGAGATCTGCATAACTTCATTTGGATTCTTGTTTAGTTCATCTATAtcttagttgtactgtgtaatctctAAAAAAAATCCTAATTGACTAATGTGGCATATATTCATATCTGAATCGAATTAGGTAGATCTTATACTGAATTAGATTGTAACTATTTTGGCCTACTTGAAAAATAAGATAAACCACGCAATATGTTTGTTGTCCAAGAACTTTGCTAGCAGCAGCGGAGCCAGGGGCTGCTGGGGGTGCTCCAGCCCCCTACCCCTATGGAGCCCCCTAGagcccccccccacccacccaccacaCACACCCCCCAATGCAACATTTTGCAACCATGAATGAAGAAGAGGTACaagaaaaggaggaggaggaagaagaaaaaaagaggaaaggaaaatgcaccccccccccctaacTCACATCCTAGATTCACCACTGTTTGCTAGGGCACTAGGAAGAGGAGAGTACCAAACTACTCACAAAAATAGCATGATAAAAATTAGAGTGTCAACCCCTTCCATATCGAACGTCTTTTAGATTGTTGTCCAAGACTTGAAGATGCATGATTTTAAAATGATAAGAAACTCAACGAAATTCATTCATCACCCAGAGTATTTTGTTTTAGGTAATTTGTATTTGATTTACATGAATAGTTTAGTGGCCAAGTATTGTGGATTGAGCTGAATTTCGAGAGCTTGTTGATTATTACTCATTGATCTGTGTTTATACCCCCATTTCTGTGCGCAGGCAAGTGGTTTCTATGACATGTGAAATTAAAGTTGAAAGTACTGGCTGGTGCGTCAACTGTCAATATTAAAGTTGACCTCATTCCTTACCAGAATATACCTGAGTGCTTTATTTGGAGCCCATCTCCATCACAAGCTACCATATGTCAACTGGAAAGCAACTATGAACTATGAATGTTCTCTACGCGATTCAATTGCACGGATATTCATCAGTTCTGAAGAGAAGGGATGTCTAATTTGCTTGGAGTAGCATTTTGTTCCTTTGTTTAATTCCATTTTGAAATGGCATTACTCTCGTTTAACATAGGCATTTAGTTGAAGAAAAAGCCCGGAAAACTTGTGAAATTTAGTTGAAGAAAAAGCCCGGAAAACTTGTGAAAGCCAGTTATTTCAGATGAATAATTCCCCATTTGAATTCCCAAATACTCTATTGATAGTCCCATTTCACCTTGACACAATAACCAAGGAAAAACAACCTTACTTATCATCTAATTAATATAACACAAGACTTTTTGCTAGTCCTCCAATATCTTTGCTAGAAACTCCTCGTTACtggtgctatttattgccatgATCCTTATCAAGAGCAAATAGAACTATCATATATGAATATTTGAGTTTTGAAAATGGgaaagagaatggagggagtaaaagCTACGTAGGTGTAGTACTTAAATTCATAATCAGCTATCAGTTGTGTAACGTATGGCATTTCAAGATTAACGACGAGTTGTATAACAGTCTTGGAGGTTGGACCCTAGTAGTATGCATGTAGCATGACGCACACATGTACAGCCACAAAAACAAAGGGCAAAATGTAAAGAATCCTGTCCCTGGCACCAAATGGATTGGTCGTCTCTGAAGCGTGTTTGTTCCTCTAGTTGTAGGCGTTGTTGAGGTAGAAGTAGAGGCCGGCCAGAGCGATGATCCCGGCGACAATGGCGATCGGCAAGGCCTGCCTGCAAATACAGTAGATGCAAAGTCTCTGCTAAACCAGTTGATTTATTCCTTGACTAGTACATTAACTCTACATGCTTAATGCATATTCGAAAATTTGAATTCCTTTTTTCATGAGATCTTCATAGTTTTTCTGTAAGCTTGTTATATTACCCGATTGCTTCGTCCTTCTTCAGCTGCTCCTTCCTCGCCTTGCGGGCATCGGTAGCATTCGCGTTCTTGGACACCGCCGGCTGGTATGTTCTGAACCTCCTCTTTGGAGCTCCACAAACTGTATCAACAGTGAACAAGGATTCCTCAACCATTGGGAGAGGAGTATATATCCTTCTCATGTGGGCAGTCATAAGTAATAAGGACATCGTATACATGTTAACATTAAATGTTTGTGtgtttttaaacaaatgagttacTACGCTTGATTCCATAACGCGTGAATTACTGGTGTAGCGTGATTTATTTGTTCGAAATGGTTGCCATGGTGTTCAACTTTATACATGGAAAATCAGGAATTAAAAGCATGATGCATAGGCGTTGTATGTAGTACTCTGTACTCCTATGTTCCTTGTTAGCGAGTTGCTATGCATTGGATAATAAGAGTGCTCCAGATGTAAACATTCTCAAGCGCACAAATGCACAGGAAACCTCTGCACCGCTGAAAGCCAACAAGAAGCACAAGCTCTATATTTGCCATGGCCCATGGGCGCATGCATCAAGTGAC
This genomic interval from Panicum virgatum strain AP13 chromosome 8K, P.virgatum_v5, whole genome shotgun sequence contains the following:
- the LOC120644534 gene encoding uncharacterized protein LOC120644534; amino-acid sequence: MGDADAGERDRRPATASAAAMEDKGKAKRDGVVKEVIRLERESVIPILKPKLVMKLAYLIERDNDRSEFMKLCKRVEYTIRAWYLLQFDDLMQLYALFDPVNGEKSLEQQGMTSSELDTLELNFLTYIFQIMEKSNFKLLSDEEYEVAQSGQYLLNLPIQVDEHKVDSKLLTRYFKEHPHDNLPAFANKYIVFRRGIGIDRTTDYFFMEKVDVIISRAWRSLLSVTRIDRLFSKKQLPSKKDKKKTDEINEDEEEPDLYVERVRLEKMELSIRNLLRKMTIQEPTFERMIVVYRKASTESKPDRGIYVKHFKHIPMADMELVLPEKKNPSLTPMDWVTFLISAVIGLVTLIGSLEMPKADIWVVTAILSGLIGYCAKIYFTFQANMVTYQNLITKSMYDKQLDSGKGTLLHLCDDVIQQEVKEVIVSYYILMEQGKATIQDLDVRCEHLIKEEFGVECNFDVVDAVKKLEKLGIVSRDSIGRILCVPLKRANEIIGTTTEEMVLRAQQAPAASEASRC